A region of Paenibacillus sp. JNUCC-31 DNA encodes the following proteins:
- a CDS encoding ketose-bisphosphate aldolase, translating to MLITMKELLQVAKEHKFAVGAFNVADSTFLRAVIEEAEHSNSPAIIAIHPTELEFLTDEFFAYARQRAHASHVPLVIHLDHGGSIADIIRAIKCGFTSVMIDGSLLPYEDNVAITKQAVEIAHAVGVSVEGELGTIGQTGNSIEGGVSVVTYTDPAQAEDFVARTGIDTLAVAIGTAHGIYPKHIKPELQMDILREINQLVDIPLVLHGGSANPDQEVSDSVQLGICKINISSDMKYSYFKKAREILSTTELWDPNAIYPECIAEAQSVIRYKMNLFNSIGKADLYKGLRYEQRQAESVSLY from the coding sequence ATGTTGATTACGATGAAGGAATTGCTACAGGTAGCCAAGGAACACAAATTTGCGGTAGGCGCATTTAACGTGGCAGACAGTACATTTTTGAGAGCGGTGATTGAGGAGGCCGAACATTCCAATTCACCGGCTATCATCGCCATCCACCCCACGGAACTTGAATTTTTGACGGATGAGTTTTTCGCATATGCCCGCCAGCGTGCACATGCCAGCCATGTCCCACTGGTGATCCATCTTGATCATGGCGGGTCCATTGCTGATATCATCCGGGCGATCAAGTGTGGATTCACCTCCGTCATGATTGACGGTTCCCTGCTCCCTTATGAAGACAATGTGGCTATTACAAAACAGGCGGTGGAAATTGCACACGCCGTCGGCGTCTCTGTTGAAGGGGAATTGGGAACAATTGGGCAGACCGGTAACTCTATCGAAGGCGGCGTATCGGTAGTAACTTACACGGACCCGGCTCAGGCGGAAGATTTTGTGGCACGTACGGGGATCGACACGTTAGCAGTAGCCATCGGTACAGCCCATGGTATCTATCCCAAGCATATTAAACCGGAGCTGCAAATGGATATCCTGAGAGAAATCAATCAATTGGTAGACATCCCTCTCGTTCTTCACGGGGGGTCCGCTAACCCGGATCAGGAGGTTTCCGACTCGGTTCAGCTGGGTATTTGTAAAATCAATATTTCCAGCGATATGAAATATTCATACTTCAAAAAAGCTCGTGAAATTTTGAGTACAACGGAGTTATGGGACCCTAATGCCATTTATCCGGAATGCATTGCCGAGGCCCAAAGCGTCATTCGCTATAAAATGAATCTGTTCAATTCGATCGGCAAAGCGGATTTATACAAGGGACTGCGTTATGAACAACGCCAGGCTGAAAGTGTAAGCCTTTACTGA
- a CDS encoding YesK family protein: protein MKGLIILILLIWLALLLIEWLIYRLQGRQMKRAQYILPCVALLGGAIVIMISVDIGGWNGIGYALLGVSIVTSGLLTLITVIIVDLVMRRRRRNE, encoded by the coding sequence GTGAAAGGTCTTATTATATTGATACTCCTTATTTGGCTCGCATTGCTGCTTATTGAATGGCTCATCTATCGATTGCAAGGTCGGCAGATGAAAAGGGCTCAATATATTTTGCCTTGTGTGGCCTTGCTGGGTGGAGCCATCGTTATCATGATCAGCGTCGATATTGGCGGCTGGAACGGAATCGGCTACGCTCTGCTGGGAGTATCGATTGTAACTTCCGGCTTGCTTACCCTGATCACGGTCATTATTGTGGACCTGGTTATGCGGCGGCGCAGAAGGAACGAATAG